From the genome of Haloterrigena sp. KLK7, one region includes:
- a CDS encoding succinylglutamate desuccinylase/aspartoacylase family protein, which translates to MQRNPLSRRSVLSLAGACVAAGAGATTVSGAQENGSTRESFVIREGTAEETTVYVTTADADGPTAVVIGGVHGNEVAGYTAASAIADWEIGAGTLVTVPEANAAAIDRSTRTADDGADLNRQFPEGERPRTDLARALWRVITEYDPDIVIDLHESTGIYANDPVDGVGQAIFHSDEATAAATDAAEYVTRNYVDDSSLAFQTGPFTGPDTDPTGLLVHKAARDLGADAFLAETLSTNVSLETRVQWHSAIVERLLTDELQLEAVEGGDSDESDTDGEEADGDEEAEEGETAEEAEEGETAEEAEEGETAEEAEEGETAEEAEEGETAEEAEEGETAEETDEGETAEETDEGETAEETDEGETDEAETDEAESADEDETTTETPVTSSDSCPANAAR; encoded by the coding sequence ATGCAGCGGAATCCGCTTTCACGACGCTCGGTATTATCACTCGCGGGCGCCTGTGTAGCCGCAGGCGCTGGCGCGACTACAGTCAGTGGGGCACAGGAGAACGGATCGACTCGGGAGTCGTTCGTGATTCGCGAGGGAACGGCCGAAGAGACGACGGTGTACGTCACCACCGCGGACGCCGACGGACCAACGGCCGTCGTCATCGGCGGCGTCCACGGCAACGAGGTCGCGGGCTATACGGCCGCGAGCGCGATCGCCGACTGGGAGATCGGCGCGGGAACGCTCGTCACCGTCCCCGAGGCCAACGCTGCCGCGATCGATCGCAGCACGCGGACCGCCGACGACGGCGCCGACCTCAACCGACAGTTTCCCGAAGGAGAGCGGCCGAGAACCGACCTCGCTCGGGCGCTCTGGCGAGTCATCACCGAGTACGATCCGGACATCGTGATCGACCTTCACGAGTCGACGGGTATCTACGCGAACGATCCCGTCGACGGCGTCGGACAGGCAATCTTCCACTCCGACGAGGCCACCGCGGCCGCGACCGATGCGGCCGAGTACGTCACCCGCAACTACGTGGACGATTCCTCGCTGGCGTTCCAGACCGGACCGTTCACCGGCCCCGACACCGATCCGACGGGGCTACTCGTCCATAAGGCCGCCCGCGATCTCGGCGCCGACGCGTTCCTCGCGGAGACGCTCTCGACCAACGTCTCCCTCGAGACTCGCGTGCAGTGGCACTCGGCGATCGTCGAGCGGCTGCTGACGGACGAACTCCAGTTGGAGGCGGTCGAGGGCGGCGATTCCGACGAGTCGGACACCGACGGCGAGGAGGCCGACGGAGACGAGGAGGCCGAAGAAGGCGAGACCGCCGAGGAGGCTGAAGAAGGCGAGACCGCCGAGGAGGCTGAAGAAGGCGAGACCGCCGAGGAGGCTGAAGAAGGCGAGACCGCCGAGGAGGCTGAAGAAGGCGAGACCGCCGAGGAGGCTGAAGAAGGCGAGACCGCCGAAGAGACCGACGAAGGTGAGACCGCCGAAGAGACCGACGAAGGCGAGACTGCCGAAGAGACCGACGAAGGCGAGACTGACGAGGCCGAGACTGACGAGGCCGAGTCGGCCGACGAAGACGAGACGACGACGGAGACACCCGTCACATCGAGCGACAGCTGCCCCGCGAACGCCGCCCGGTGA
- a CDS encoding sugar-transfer associated ATP-grasp domain-containing protein, producing MNVRTLYHTARAVQELVATERESDVSRSLRRRLWLWRRGFVSRSDAVYDLDPETYRDYVSDYERFVRTKRINGTWSVALSNKLLFHRLMQPFDDERMTVYGLIRDGTYHPIDDRRDRREVTDGGPAASGPIGTGGPPSEPPQSSAHPRETGNAAQRVIDRLEVEDRLVLKWVRGGGGNNVLLCSRTGDGYRVNGDRYPESAFRSLVADLDEYLVCEFVDQGPFPTALYPATPNTIRLITMYDDELGEPFVAAAIQRIGTTDSAPLDNFTQGGLSAAIDLETGELGPGARPPDGDGVEWHSTHPDTKMAVEGERIPGWQRIRATVLEMADACPFVPYVGWDVIVTDDDGGFTVIEANSYPGLKSIQVHEPLLADDRVRRFYERHGVR from the coding sequence GTGAACGTCAGAACGCTCTATCACACTGCCAGGGCGGTACAGGAGCTCGTCGCGACCGAGCGCGAATCCGACGTCTCGCGATCGCTCCGACGACGGCTCTGGCTCTGGCGGCGCGGCTTCGTGAGCCGGTCCGACGCCGTCTACGACCTCGATCCGGAGACGTACCGCGACTACGTGAGCGACTACGAGCGGTTCGTGCGCACGAAGCGTATCAACGGGACGTGGTCGGTGGCCCTCTCGAACAAGCTGCTCTTTCACCGGCTCATGCAGCCGTTCGACGACGAGCGGATGACGGTCTACGGCCTGATCCGCGACGGGACGTACCACCCGATCGACGACCGACGCGACCGGCGCGAGGTGACCGACGGTGGGCCGGCGGCTTCGGGACCGATCGGCACCGGCGGACCGCCGTCTGAGCCGCCACAGTCCTCGGCGCACCCACGGGAGACGGGAAACGCCGCCCAGCGGGTCATCGACCGGCTCGAGGTCGAGGATCGGCTGGTCCTCAAGTGGGTCCGCGGCGGCGGCGGGAACAACGTTCTGCTGTGTTCGCGTACCGGCGACGGCTACCGGGTCAACGGCGATCGCTACCCGGAGTCCGCGTTCCGATCGCTAGTCGCCGACCTCGACGAGTACCTCGTCTGCGAGTTCGTCGATCAGGGGCCGTTCCCGACCGCGCTGTACCCGGCGACGCCGAACACGATCCGGCTCATCACGATGTACGACGACGAGCTCGGCGAACCGTTCGTCGCCGCGGCGATCCAGCGGATCGGTACGACGGACTCCGCACCGCTGGACAACTTCACGCAGGGCGGCCTCTCCGCGGCGATCGACCTCGAGACGGGCGAACTCGGTCCGGGCGCGCGTCCCCCCGACGGCGACGGCGTCGAGTGGCACTCGACTCACCCGGACACCAAGATGGCCGTCGAAGGAGAGCGGATCCCGGGCTGGCAGCGGATCCGAGCGACCGTCCTCGAGATGGCCGACGCCTGCCCGTTCGTTCCGTACGTCGGCTGGGACGTCATCGTGACCGACGACGACGGCGGATTCACCGTCATCGAAGCGAACAGCTACCCAGGCCTCAAATCGATTCAGGTCCACGAGCCGTTGCTGGCCGACGACCGCGTCCGTCGGTTCTACGAACGACATGGCGTTCGGTAG
- a CDS encoding glycosyltransferase, whose amino-acid sequence MPRVSVVIPTYNRAETLPRAIDSALAQTTDDLEVVVVDDGSTDETPSVLADYEDPRVRPVVHATNQGANVARNTGIEHARGEYIAFLDSDDEWRPEKLERQLAALEGRSDEWVGVYCDSTYELSGTNDRLRGAAASALARSDDEPVREGGEELIGLIMADEVQPDAGSTLLVRTDVAREIGGFDEELDRFQDPEFCLRVLKAGKLAYVDEPLVVREETGQPPADVIRSASEQYLSMYEDEVERFEAEGHEIRAAHRLVVAKAYLSEGRLLRGLWYLRDAAASPRQYPGLCWAAGSGVRRRPMPIVATTVLVLVVFVAAALERTTIARRILTE is encoded by the coding sequence ATGCCCCGAGTCAGCGTCGTGATTCCGACCTACAACAGAGCCGAAACGCTTCCGCGCGCGATCGACAGCGCGCTCGCACAGACGACCGACGATCTCGAGGTCGTCGTCGTCGACGACGGGTCGACCGACGAGACGCCGTCCGTGCTGGCCGACTACGAGGACCCCCGAGTCCGACCCGTCGTCCACGCGACGAACCAGGGGGCCAACGTGGCCCGGAACACCGGCATCGAGCACGCCCGCGGCGAGTACATCGCCTTCCTCGACTCCGACGACGAGTGGCGCCCCGAGAAGCTCGAGCGCCAACTCGCCGCCCTCGAGGGGCGATCCGACGAGTGGGTCGGCGTCTACTGCGACTCGACCTACGAGCTGTCGGGGACGAACGACCGCCTCCGTGGGGCCGCCGCGTCCGCGCTCGCGCGATCGGACGACGAGCCCGTGCGAGAGGGCGGCGAGGAGCTGATTGGCCTGATCATGGCCGACGAGGTGCAGCCGGACGCCGGCTCGACCCTGCTCGTCCGGACCGACGTCGCTCGCGAAATCGGCGGCTTCGACGAGGAGCTCGATCGGTTCCAGGACCCCGAATTCTGTCTGCGGGTGCTCAAGGCGGGCAAGCTCGCGTACGTCGACGAGCCGCTGGTCGTTCGCGAGGAAACGGGCCAGCCGCCGGCGGACGTCATCCGCTCGGCCAGCGAGCAGTACCTCTCGATGTACGAGGACGAGGTCGAACGGTTCGAAGCGGAGGGACACGAGATTCGCGCTGCCCACCGGCTCGTCGTCGCGAAGGCGTACCTCTCCGAGGGTCGTCTCCTCCGCGGACTGTGGTATCTGCGCGACGCCGCCGCGTCCCCGCGACAGTATCCCGGCCTGTGCTGGGCCGCCGGCAGCGGTGTCCGACGGCGACCGATGCCGATCGTCGCGACGACCGTACTCGTTCTCGTCGTCTTCGTTGCGGCGGCGCTCGAGCGGACGACGATCGCTCGTCGCATACTGACCGAGTAG
- a CDS encoding glycosyltransferase family 2 protein, whose translation MYREATVGVVMPAYDEEGFVGDVIREMPDYVDRIYAIDDRSTDGTWEEILEAARDDADANGGVDATDDAPMVTDGGASALVRRASVQDPIGRVVPIRHRENRGAGGAIKTGYLAARADGVDATVTVDADGQMDLSQMSRLLDPIVADEADYAKGNRLLSREYRAAMPRFRFVGNAILSFLTKVASGYWKTMDPQNGYTAISGDALEAIDLENLYEYYGYCNDLLVKLNVRGMRVADVAMPAVYGDEESSITYSEYIPKVSTMLLRNFLWRLKTKYLVLDFHPLAFFYLVGAGLAATGVLAAVVTLFATLSTIGPSVQGSTTAVLLVAGVAFLLFAMLFDMAESEHLERQVH comes from the coding sequence ATGTACCGCGAGGCGACCGTCGGCGTCGTGATGCCAGCGTACGACGAGGAGGGGTTCGTGGGCGACGTGATCCGCGAGATGCCCGACTACGTCGATCGGATCTACGCGATCGACGACCGATCGACCGACGGGACCTGGGAGGAGATCCTCGAGGCAGCCCGCGACGACGCCGACGCGAACGGGGGGGTCGACGCGACGGACGACGCGCCGATGGTCACCGACGGCGGCGCGTCCGCGCTCGTTCGACGGGCGTCCGTCCAGGACCCGATCGGACGAGTCGTCCCGATCCGGCACCGCGAGAACCGTGGCGCCGGCGGGGCGATCAAGACCGGCTATCTCGCCGCGCGCGCCGACGGCGTGGACGCGACGGTAACGGTCGACGCCGACGGGCAGATGGACCTCTCGCAGATGTCCCGGCTGCTCGACCCCATCGTCGCGGACGAGGCCGACTACGCGAAGGGGAACCGACTCCTCTCGCGGGAGTATCGCGCGGCGATGCCGCGGTTTCGGTTCGTCGGGAACGCGATCCTGTCGTTCCTGACCAAGGTCGCCTCCGGCTACTGGAAGACGATGGACCCCCAGAACGGCTACACGGCGATCTCCGGCGACGCCCTCGAGGCGATCGACCTCGAGAACCTCTACGAGTACTACGGCTACTGCAACGACCTGCTGGTGAAGCTGAACGTCCGCGGGATGCGCGTCGCGGACGTGGCGATGCCGGCCGTCTACGGTGACGAGGAGTCGAGCATCACGTACTCCGAGTATATCCCGAAGGTGTCGACGATGCTGCTGCGGAACTTCCTGTGGCGGCTGAAGACGAAGTACCTCGTGTTGGACTTCCACCCGCTGGCGTTCTTTTATCTCGTCGGCGCGGGACTGGCCGCGACCGGCGTCCTCGCCGCCGTCGTGACGCTGTTCGCGACGCTCTCGACGATCGGCCCGTCGGTGCAGGGTTCGACGACCGCGGTCCTGCTCGTCGCCGGCGTCGCGTTCCTGCTGTTCGCGATGCTGTTCGACATGGCCGAGAGCGAACACCTCGAGCGCCAGGTCCACTAG
- a CDS encoding flippase, producing the protein MNRSIASGIFSVVSVKVVVQLLTALSTPLLYRFLGPSGYGDYAFLLSVFAIYMIFVSSGVTDGVRKFLAEDRNDANWSEHVVGFYLRLAIGLAAVGAVLLILAAWFGIVDRAFGDGFAIYFYALAALVVTAQFRDYARKTLMGFGLERYSEPLKILDTVAFITVAVPLAYVGVGVIGVLAGHLTASLLVAVVGLAIVNRRVPLSCLTSTPSERFPRKQMLTFNSMSIVLVFLLMSLYHIDIVMLQRFRASADVGNYKAALTLAEFLWFVPLAIQTVFVHSTSELWSQNRHRRISELASRATRYTFLLTAVMAVGLAALADVAVPIYFGDEAIPAIEPLLLLLPGALGFALARPLLAVSQGEGTLRYPIAATGVAALLNVVLNAALIPRYGMHGAAVATSIGYGTMFVCHCWSARRVGFDPLADARLARAALTTVLAAGPIIALATAISSPWLALAVVPPVGFAVFLGFALLVGALDPSEPFEILSVFPDPIGSRAAAIQVSLENAEDGEGGEQRSWFQNLLFVAGLSLLVSGLALGILGPGVQSIVP; encoded by the coding sequence GTGAATCGAAGTATCGCGAGCGGCATCTTCTCGGTCGTCAGTGTGAAGGTCGTCGTGCAGCTCCTCACTGCCCTCTCGACGCCGCTCCTCTACCGGTTTCTCGGTCCGTCGGGCTACGGGGACTACGCGTTTCTGCTGTCCGTATTTGCCATCTACATGATCTTCGTGAGTTCCGGAGTCACCGACGGGGTCCGGAAGTTCCTCGCGGAGGATCGCAACGACGCGAACTGGAGCGAACACGTCGTCGGCTTCTACCTCCGGTTGGCGATCGGTCTCGCCGCCGTCGGCGCCGTCCTATTGATACTCGCCGCCTGGTTCGGGATCGTCGACCGCGCGTTCGGCGACGGGTTCGCGATCTACTTCTACGCGCTCGCCGCCCTCGTCGTGACGGCGCAGTTCCGCGACTACGCCCGAAAGACGCTCATGGGATTCGGCCTCGAGCGCTACTCGGAACCGTTGAAGATCCTCGATACGGTCGCTTTCATCACCGTCGCGGTCCCGCTCGCGTACGTTGGGGTCGGCGTAATAGGGGTACTCGCGGGCCACCTGACGGCGAGCCTGCTCGTGGCCGTCGTCGGGCTGGCCATCGTCAATCGCAGAGTCCCGCTGTCGTGTCTCACCAGTACGCCGAGCGAGCGGTTCCCGCGCAAGCAGATGCTCACGTTCAACTCGATGAGCATCGTGCTCGTGTTCCTGCTGATGTCGCTGTACCACATCGACATCGTGATGCTCCAGCGGTTCCGGGCGAGCGCGGACGTGGGGAACTACAAGGCAGCGCTGACGCTCGCCGAGTTCCTCTGGTTCGTCCCGCTGGCGATCCAGACCGTCTTCGTCCACTCGACGTCGGAGCTGTGGTCCCAGAACCGCCATCGAAGGATCTCGGAACTCGCGTCGCGGGCGACGCGGTACACGTTCCTCCTGACGGCCGTCATGGCGGTCGGGCTGGCGGCGCTGGCCGACGTCGCCGTGCCGATTTACTTCGGTGACGAGGCGATCCCGGCGATCGAACCCCTCTTGCTGTTGCTCCCGGGAGCGCTCGGGTTCGCGCTCGCTCGACCGCTCCTCGCGGTCTCGCAGGGCGAGGGAACGCTCCGGTATCCGATCGCTGCCACCGGCGTGGCGGCGCTGCTCAATGTCGTCCTCAACGCCGCGCTCATTCCCCGGTACGGGATGCACGGTGCGGCCGTCGCGACCAGTATCGGCTACGGGACGATGTTCGTCTGTCACTGCTGGAGCGCCCGTCGCGTCGGATTCGATCCGCTCGCCGACGCGCGACTCGCTCGAGCGGCCCTGACGACTGTCCTCGCGGCCGGTCCCATCATCGCTCTCGCGACGGCGATCTCGAGTCCGTGGCTCGCGCTCGCGGTCGTTCCCCCGGTCGGGTTCGCGGTGTTCCTCGGGTTCGCGCTGCTGGTCGGCGCACTGGATCCGTCCGAACCGTTCGAGATCCTCTCGGTGTTCCCCGATCCGATCGGCTCCCGGGCGGCCGCGATACAGGTGTCACTCGAGAACGCCGAGGACGGCGAGGGCGGCGAACAGCGAAGCTGGTTCCAGAACCTGCTGTTCGTCGCCGGCCTGTCGCTGCTCGTCTCCGGACTCGCGCTGGGCATTCTCGGCCCCGGCGTCCAGAGCATCGTTCCCTGA
- a CDS encoding right-handed parallel beta-helix repeat-containing protein → MVERSDLQCSDGMDSSRPRSEGTGADRSTANDTTRSGRTRRTVLGGIAAAGAAAIGVTSTVGASTSTDLYEEYYDDYENVVNVVEAGADNTGTESITPVLEDLRADDTLFVFPEGRYFMDEQFRYTGFENIGFVGSDATLVPADYHAFDGPQFRLFRLGVTYNPGSRLRFEGFDVDQTAPDTGIRAIEAYVSDRLEVRDITVRGQHDSGTWGPGLFNVTDPDGTGIVERFRAPDGGAWVENTPNAGNRWRGPIGIEANQNAGTLEFKHCWLGGFPNNGLYAAGGDGRIVVSGGLYRNSNGANVRVGGTDSEIRWPTVEVDETRPEDRTQRGIRIENSQNIEIYGALVDITSPMPTSHAISVMNTCEKARIKNTEVQIRGSNVNHGIVLSPDCGETTIADTSISHETAGGYPLWIRDSDRSERILAEHLTISGRSGDASGFRDGIRCERDNCRFSHISVTQVGRDGTDRNAIVNTGADLTVYRSDLRASQYPYLDVGTDALVRDSDLESTDEAAVCLYASAENPTFKKNRLAGGIRDLGASGVTTWKNTIE, encoded by the coding sequence ATGGTGGAACGAAGTGATTTGCAGTGTTCGGATGGGATGGACTCTTCTCGACCGCGCTCGGAAGGGACCGGTGCCGATCGATCGACTGCGAACGACACGACACGTTCGGGACGAACGCGACGCACGGTATTAGGTGGAATCGCAGCCGCAGGCGCGGCCGCTATCGGCGTGACGTCGACCGTCGGCGCCTCGACCTCGACGGACCTGTACGAAGAGTACTACGACGACTACGAGAACGTCGTCAACGTCGTCGAGGCCGGTGCGGATAACACCGGGACGGAATCGATCACGCCCGTGCTCGAGGACCTTCGAGCCGACGACACGCTGTTCGTCTTCCCCGAGGGGCGGTACTTCATGGACGAGCAGTTCCGGTACACGGGCTTCGAGAACATCGGCTTCGTCGGCAGCGACGCGACGCTCGTTCCGGCGGATTACCACGCGTTCGACGGCCCGCAGTTCAGACTGTTCCGTCTCGGCGTCACCTACAACCCCGGCAGTCGCCTCCGATTCGAGGGGTTCGACGTCGATCAGACGGCCCCCGACACGGGGATTCGAGCGATCGAGGCCTACGTCTCCGATCGACTCGAGGTGCGCGACATCACCGTTCGTGGCCAGCACGATAGCGGTACGTGGGGTCCGGGACTGTTCAACGTCACCGACCCCGACGGGACGGGGATCGTCGAACGGTTCCGGGCGCCGGACGGCGGCGCATGGGTCGAGAACACGCCCAACGCGGGCAACCGCTGGCGCGGACCGATCGGGATCGAGGCCAACCAGAACGCGGGCACGCTCGAGTTCAAACACTGCTGGCTCGGCGGCTTCCCGAACAACGGTCTCTACGCGGCGGGCGGCGACGGACGGATCGTGGTCAGCGGCGGTCTCTACCGGAACAGTAACGGAGCGAACGTCCGCGTCGGCGGCACGGACAGCGAGATCCGCTGGCCGACGGTCGAGGTCGACGAGACGCGACCGGAGGACCGAACCCAGCGCGGGATCCGGATCGAGAACAGTCAAAATATCGAAATCTACGGTGCACTCGTCGATATCACCTCGCCGATGCCGACGAGCCACGCGATCTCGGTGATGAACACCTGCGAAAAGGCTCGGATCAAGAACACCGAGGTTCAGATCCGCGGGTCGAACGTCAACCACGGCATCGTCCTCTCGCCCGACTGCGGCGAGACGACGATCGCCGACACGTCGATCAGCCACGAGACCGCGGGCGGCTACCCGCTGTGGATCCGCGACAGCGACAGATCCGAGCGGATCCTCGCCGAACACCTCACGATCTCGGGCCGATCCGGCGACGCCAGCGGCTTCCGCGACGGGATCCGCTGCGAACGGGACAACTGCCGGTTCAGCCACATCTCGGTCACCCAGGTGGGCCGCGACGGGACCGACCGGAACGCCATCGTCAACACGGGCGCGGACCTGACCGTCTATCGGAGCGACCTGCGCGCCAGCCAGTATCCGTACCTCGACGTCGGGACCGACGCGCTCGTTCGCGACTCCGACCTCGAGTCGACGGACGAGGCGGCCGTCTGCCTCTACGCGTCCGCGGAGAATCCGACCTTCAAGAAGAATCGCCTCGCGGGCGGGATCCGCGACCTCGGCGCGAGCGGCGTCACGACCTGGAAGAACACGATCGAATAG
- a CDS encoding helix-turn-helix domain-containing protein, which yields MGFIAEVHLVHDELALAPTIANHPETTFRYEYETSTDDRRFQFVSVFSDDDAAIADSMASDPTVSNPTRIATFENRTIFRVALETEHAVLPDWGGEHGLFVFTITSGERGWVARVYLPNRDALIAFRARCRDRGISFRVTQLYDTSVSDSGTFHLTDQQHEILMMAYYGGYFDIPRGITQDDLAERLGISDSAVSQRLRRAITELIAATIENDRMPNQ from the coding sequence ATGGGATTTATCGCCGAAGTTCATCTCGTTCACGACGAGCTCGCGCTGGCACCGACGATCGCGAACCATCCCGAGACGACGTTCAGATACGAGTACGAGACGTCGACCGACGACCGTCGGTTCCAGTTTGTCTCCGTGTTCAGCGACGACGACGCGGCGATCGCCGATTCGATGGCGTCGGATCCGACGGTCTCGAACCCGACGCGCATCGCGACGTTCGAGAACCGGACGATCTTCCGCGTGGCACTCGAGACCGAGCACGCGGTTCTCCCCGACTGGGGCGGCGAGCACGGACTGTTCGTGTTCACGATCACGAGCGGGGAACGCGGCTGGGTCGCTCGCGTCTACCTGCCGAACCGGGACGCACTGATCGCGTTTCGAGCGCGATGTCGCGACCGCGGGATCTCGTTTCGCGTGACGCAGTTGTACGACACGTCGGTCTCCGACAGCGGGACTTTCCATCTGACCGATCAGCAACACGAGATCCTCATGATGGCCTACTACGGCGGTTACTTCGACATTCCACGAGGTATCACGCAGGACGATCTCGCCGAACGACTCGGCATCTCCGACTCGGCGGTCTCACAGCGGCTCCGACGCGCCATCACGGAACTGATCGCGGCGACGATCGAGAACGATCGAATGCCGAACCAATGA
- a CDS encoding alkaline phosphatase family protein — MTSTFGREDSTATGSTERESDGLDTLLIGIDAGCLPVFERLFEEDRIPTIERLCTEGVTAPLESQIPPWTPSAWPSIYTGVNPGKHGVVGFVGYDGYDWHVTSNDDVREHPLWTLLDRHDRSSVVVNAPVTHPPDEFDGAVIPGFLGPEDPPCHPDGLLEEVREEIGEYRVYPDYTRGDDSLSNEEKIAEYRNLIRMRGDAFRYLVGEFEPDLGFLQFQKTDTVFHEFAGDEELVNRVYEATDDQLAAVLEACDPDRVFLVSDHGMGPYDGYEFRINEFLRDEGYLETTTGGKGMPSWTPMRRRLREGEECESWEPGATARAASVAARFGITASRIRAALERVGLADLAREYAPNGVSRTANEQVDFTESAAYVRARTELGVRINLEGRDPNGVVPSEEYDAFREELIRKLQAVETPDGEPLFETVAPGERYFHGDYDDDTVDIVTIPNGFDHMISEQLSGGEYFGPAEPWNHKLDGVFVAAGEGIDETTSLERVHLFDVAPTVMAAMGVPHSDRMDGSVAPVVDPIDPMSYADYEGDGVDPDRSEPDEDVTDRLADLGYLN, encoded by the coding sequence ATGACTTCGACGTTTGGCCGGGAGGATTCGACAGCGACTGGGAGTACCGAGCGTGAATCGGACGGGCTGGACACGCTTCTCATCGGGATCGATGCGGGGTGTCTGCCGGTCTTCGAGCGACTCTTCGAGGAGGACCGGATTCCGACCATCGAGCGGCTCTGCACTGAGGGCGTGACCGCGCCGCTGGAGTCCCAGATCCCGCCGTGGACGCCGAGCGCCTGGCCGTCGATCTACACGGGCGTCAACCCCGGTAAACACGGCGTGGTCGGCTTCGTCGGCTACGACGGCTACGACTGGCACGTGACGAGCAACGACGACGTTCGGGAGCACCCGCTGTGGACGCTGTTGGATCGACACGACCGCTCGAGCGTCGTCGTCAACGCGCCGGTGACGCACCCGCCCGACGAGTTCGACGGAGCAGTGATCCCCGGCTTTCTGGGGCCGGAGGATCCGCCCTGTCATCCCGACGGGCTCCTCGAGGAGGTCCGGGAAGAGATCGGCGAGTACCGCGTTTATCCGGACTACACGCGCGGCGACGACTCGCTGTCCAACGAGGAGAAGATCGCGGAGTACCGCAATCTGATCCGAATGCGCGGCGACGCGTTTCGGTACCTCGTCGGCGAGTTCGAGCCGGACCTGGGTTTCCTCCAGTTCCAGAAGACGGACACGGTCTTCCACGAGTTCGCCGGCGACGAGGAACTCGTCAACCGGGTCTACGAGGCGACCGACGACCAGCTCGCGGCGGTACTCGAGGCCTGCGATCCGGATCGGGTTTTCCTCGTGAGCGATCACGGGATGGGACCGTACGACGGCTACGAGTTCCGAATCAACGAGTTCCTCCGGGACGAGGGCTACCTCGAGACGACGACCGGTGGGAAGGGGATGCCGTCGTGGACGCCGATGCGCAGGCGGCTCCGCGAGGGAGAGGAGTGCGAGTCCTGGGAGCCCGGCGCGACGGCGCGCGCGGCGTCGGTCGCCGCCCGGTTCGGGATCACCGCCAGTCGTATCAGGGCCGCCCTCGAGCGGGTCGGCCTCGCCGACCTCGCGAGGGAGTACGCGCCGAACGGCGTCTCGCGGACGGCCAACGAGCAGGTCGATTTCACCGAGTCCGCGGCCTACGTCCGGGCGCGGACCGAACTCGGCGTCCGGATCAACCTCGAGGGACGGGATCCGAACGGGGTCGTCCCGTCCGAGGAGTACGACGCGTTCCGCGAGGAACTGATCCGGAAACTGCAGGCCGTCGAGACCCCCGACGGCGAGCCGCTATTCGAGACGGTCGCGCCGGGCGAGCGCTACTTCCACGGTGACTACGACGACGACACCGTCGATATCGTGACGATCCCCAACGGCTTCGATCACATGATCTCCGAACAGCTGAGCGGCGGGGAGTACTTCGGCCCGGCCGAACCGTGGAACCACAAGCTCGACGGAGTCTTCGTGGCCGCGGGAGAGGGGATCGACGAGACGACGTCGCTCGAGCGCGTCCACCTCTTCGATGTCGCGCCGACGGTTATGGCCGCGATGGGGGTTCCCCACAGCGACCGTATGGACGGGAGCGTCGCGCCGGTCGTCGACCCGATCGATCCGATGTCGTACGCGGACTACGAGGGCGACGGCGTCGATCCGGATCGATCGGAACCGGACGAGGACGTGACCGACCGGCTGGCCGATCTGGGGTATCTGAACTGA
- a CDS encoding GNAT family N-acetyltransferase — protein sequence MALSSDRQSQFRRPPSTFTDREGRTMTVSTYTGDPDPLVEMYAQFDDESRSQGVPPRGEHRIRQWVDGHLEDGLNVVVRHRDDAVGHAVLIPYDDTAELAIFVRPAYQLAGIGTELIQCLLGHGQANGLDHVWLTVARTNRIAMNLYRSAGFETTSHNRGEHEMERHL from the coding sequence ATGGCACTCTCGTCAGACCGGCAGTCGCAATTTCGGCGTCCGCCGTCGACGTTCACCGATCGCGAGGGGCGAACGATGACGGTCAGCACGTACACGGGTGATCCCGACCCGCTGGTGGAGATGTACGCGCAGTTCGACGACGAATCGCGGTCACAGGGGGTGCCGCCTCGAGGGGAACACCGGATCCGCCAGTGGGTAGACGGGCACCTCGAGGACGGTCTGAACGTCGTCGTCAGGCATCGAGACGACGCGGTCGGTCACGCCGTGTTGATCCCGTACGACGACACTGCAGAGCTGGCTATTTTCGTTCGCCCGGCGTATCAGTTGGCGGGAATCGGAACGGAACTCATACAGTGCTTGCTCGGACACGGGCAGGCGAACGGGCTCGACCACGTCTGGCTGACCGTCGCTCGAACCAATCGTATCGCGATGAACCTGTATCGATCGGCCGGGTTCGAAACGACATCCCACAATCGCGGCGAACACGAGATGGAACGCCACCTGTGA